From a region of the Paenibacillus lutimineralis genome:
- a CDS encoding carbohydrate-binding protein encodes MNHRYLTRQISIGTLIIALIVTLFQLVPVGIPYAQAAVSSKTIVGYWHNFDNGSGFIKLRDVSTKFDVINVSFAEPISGVTNGTIGFTPYNYTDTDFKADVAYLQSLGKKVIISIGGANGQVQLSTTSARDNFVNSVTAIIEKYGFDGLDVDFEGHSLYLNSGDNDFKNPTTPVIVNLISALRTINNHFGTDNFYLTMAPETFFVQLGYTFYGGSCISCDNRAGAYLPVIEATRDILDWLQVQNYNSGPITGLDNQYHNMGSADFHVAMVDMLLAGFPIAGNSNQFFTGLRPDQVLLALPANANAGGGFTSTAEVQKALDAIIKGIQLPSYQMRSSTSGFQNFRGLMTWSINWDKYNNFEFSNSHRAYLDALSPSVPDNQPPTAPTNLIVTGKSSTSVSLSWTASTDNIGVTGYTVTYGTNVIQVSGTTAIIANLLPNTSYQFTVTAKDAAGNVSPGISISATTDAQGSSNAWAPNISYKVNDEVTYGGKTYVCRQPHTSLLGWEPSNVPALWSLK; translated from the coding sequence GTGAACCATCGTTATTTAACTCGTCAAATCTCAATTGGTACCTTGATTATTGCGTTGATAGTTACCCTGTTTCAACTCGTTCCCGTCGGTATTCCCTATGCCCAAGCGGCTGTAAGCAGTAAGACGATCGTTGGCTACTGGCATAATTTTGATAACGGCTCAGGATTTATTAAGCTGCGTGATGTATCAACGAAGTTCGATGTCATTAACGTCTCGTTCGCAGAGCCTATATCCGGTGTAACGAACGGAACGATCGGATTCACACCATATAATTACACAGATACGGATTTTAAAGCGGATGTCGCTTATTTGCAGAGTCTGGGCAAGAAAGTCATCATCTCGATTGGCGGAGCTAACGGCCAGGTTCAGCTAAGCACAACAAGCGCCCGCGATAACTTTGTTAACTCGGTTACCGCCATCATTGAGAAATATGGCTTCGATGGTCTGGACGTTGATTTTGAAGGGCATTCACTTTATTTGAATTCCGGGGATAACGACTTCAAGAACCCAACGACCCCGGTTATAGTAAATCTGATCTCGGCGCTCCGGACGATTAATAATCACTTTGGAACAGATAATTTCTACTTAACGATGGCACCGGAGACCTTCTTCGTTCAGCTTGGATATACCTTCTATGGCGGAAGCTGCATTAGTTGTGACAACCGAGCTGGTGCATATTTGCCTGTTATCGAAGCAACAAGGGATATACTCGATTGGCTGCAGGTGCAAAATTATAATTCGGGGCCGATTACCGGACTAGATAATCAGTATCATAATATGGGCAGCGCGGATTTCCATGTAGCTATGGTTGACATGCTGCTCGCAGGCTTCCCGATCGCAGGCAATTCCAATCAATTCTTCACGGGTCTGCGGCCGGATCAGGTGCTGCTGGCCTTGCCGGCGAATGCCAATGCCGGAGGTGGATTCACCTCAACTGCAGAGGTTCAAAAAGCGCTTGATGCCATAATCAAAGGAATACAACTTCCTAGTTACCAGATGCGAAGCAGTACCAGCGGATTTCAGAATTTCCGTGGTTTGATGACCTGGTCAATTAACTGGGACAAATACAACAACTTTGAGTTCTCCAATAGTCATCGCGCCTACCTCGATGCATTGAGTCCTTCGGTTCCGGATAATCAGCCCCCTACGGCTCCTACGAATCTTATCGTAACTGGAAAATCATCGACGAGTGTCTCCTTAAGCTGGACAGCGTCAACGGACAATATTGGCGTTACCGGTTATACCGTGACCTACGGAACGAACGTCATTCAAGTAAGCGGAACAACTGCTATTATCGCTAATTTACTCCCCAATACAAGCTACCAATTCACAGTGACAGCTAAGGATGCAGCGGGAAATGTCTCGCCGGGCATATCCATCAGCGCAACGACGGATGCGCAGGGGAGCTCTAACGCTTGGGCGCCCAATATCAGCTATAAAGTGAATGATGAGGTCACCTATGGCGGGAAGACCTATGTTTGCCGTCAACCACACACCTCGCTCCTCGGCTGGGAGCCATCTAATGTACCAGCACTCTGGAGCCTGAAATAA
- a CDS encoding DUF1266 domain-containing protein: protein MNNLLSSSQLWALAAGDILLHANGFTYANEYAPDEGSCSIDDLKDVLLREWWSIVDEESAYSTLNWLTEEGHRIDFNQLRGILRVMTTKQQDLYIASLQDEYKAINARIVQRYDKLLPESGILAWDLGRAATICYFCAEVGYIPREYAWSYLLNNANQIQQSYRSWTEYGLAYIIGRQFWQKELDDSSTSIHLELIQRQLTDTNCPWSFLPWNSKLKN from the coding sequence ATGAATAACTTGCTTAGCTCGAGTCAACTCTGGGCGCTGGCTGCAGGCGATATATTGCTGCATGCGAACGGTTTTACGTATGCCAATGAATACGCTCCTGATGAAGGAAGCTGTAGTATCGACGATCTTAAGGATGTACTCTTACGTGAATGGTGGAGTATTGTAGATGAAGAGAGTGCTTATAGTACCCTGAATTGGCTAACTGAAGAAGGCCACCGTATAGATTTTAACCAACTCCGAGGAATTCTTCGTGTCATGACCACGAAGCAGCAGGACCTGTATATCGCATCATTACAGGACGAATATAAGGCGATAAATGCTCGGATCGTGCAAAGATATGACAAGTTGCTCCCTGAATCCGGTATCCTCGCCTGGGATCTGGGGCGCGCGGCCACAATATGTTACTTTTGCGCAGAAGTCGGTTATATACCGCGAGAATATGCCTGGTCCTATCTATTGAACAATGCAAATCAGATCCAGCAGTCCTATAGAAGTTGGACTGAATATGGACTCGCTTATATTATCGGCCGACAATTTTGGCAGAAAGAACTGGATGATTCCAGCACTTCAATACATCTTGAATTGATTCAAAGGCAGTTGACCGATACGAATTGTCCATGGAGCTTCTTACCTTGGAATTCGAAACTGAAAAATTGA
- a CDS encoding tetratricopeptide repeat protein has translation MTEFWSLLGIEPTDDLVAIKRAYVTKLKVTHPEDDPEGFQRLRAAYEAVVEEVKYNQLRRREDEARDIEQDGYAVTHEEFPADAHTEICTTSSVENHEPEPTQELDIPTALAIEFLHEAAALYDNIHSRVDVSRWSSLLDDDRFIGIETRQILEYELLRMLTERSWAPGAVWRLLDESFQWSSMTTWLEKHFPEAYLYHFYRQLKAYWDLNYDFIAKCELDDETVENFLSLRGRAQITLIHNDYERSEHYLLEAAKLIPNEPDLCRLLGQYWMQQGQWDEVLRILRGMDASAEDTDYYNELAYALYKTGNYEEARHAYNIILNHEPDHSQALTGLAQCLTELKQDIEAINTYLHIMKHCPWDMHALHEMIVLSSQLESILTQIKPSPELFELLSEIVEAYQGMDLFQDAAIEILSYLEKQGTLNVRQNYLYGHILHQAERYDEAAHYYKAAVQEQGLDNGFRLELLLATARNAYFLGDYEFSLILFEQVLELEPTHDEALYYKAEALRKSERYEEAIDIYKNALEQLDHRLYHAGIADCYYNLRRYTESSFHFNSAELDDTNDPVYFLEYGEVLLNTGKHRECIDMLDIALEKRNFYYAYYFKGTAHYRLEEYELCRANMREFLSYESEDLQLYANLFIGNSSMYLREWETAVAAYRELLKHLEGVEDSCAFVKFYAASLLASRRFDEAIDPLERILKLEENNEWALLQLVRVFVELQNWNNIDNSLQKMIDNSADKYINHIAEDDRNPYVWFYCGIFMYYTNMYDKAKIFLQAAYNSGLRGDTSSYYSLVLYGLGDQETGLEVARSAVKAYPNHPDYVRRLKYMEEHYSKRGKLLNRLGMNPYSYLKETTMHFDFPDVLDDEALRIEFPGEVIVNE, from the coding sequence ATGACAGAATTCTGGAGCCTCTTAGGTATCGAGCCGACGGACGATCTTGTAGCGATCAAGCGGGCTTATGTAACCAAGCTTAAAGTGACGCATCCGGAGGATGATCCTGAAGGCTTCCAACGCCTGCGCGCGGCCTATGAAGCAGTGGTAGAAGAAGTCAAATATAATCAGCTCCGTCGGCGTGAGGATGAAGCAAGGGACATTGAACAAGACGGCTATGCCGTTACTCATGAAGAGTTTCCTGCCGATGCTCATACTGAAATATGTACGACTTCTTCCGTAGAGAATCACGAACCGGAACCGACTCAGGAGTTAGATATCCCTACAGCCTTGGCCATAGAGTTCCTGCATGAAGCTGCTGCGCTCTACGATAACATTCACTCTCGGGTGGATGTAAGTCGTTGGAGTTCGCTGCTGGATGATGATCGGTTTATTGGGATCGAGACGCGTCAAATTCTAGAATATGAGTTGCTTAGGATGCTCACGGAGAGATCCTGGGCTCCCGGCGCCGTCTGGAGATTACTTGATGAATCTTTTCAGTGGTCCAGTATGACAACCTGGCTGGAGAAGCATTTCCCGGAAGCCTATCTCTATCATTTCTATCGACAGCTGAAAGCTTATTGGGATTTGAACTATGACTTTATTGCCAAATGCGAACTAGACGATGAGACCGTGGAGAACTTCCTATCGCTAAGAGGAAGAGCACAAATCACCTTAATTCATAATGATTATGAACGGTCAGAGCATTATTTGCTTGAAGCTGCTAAGCTTATCCCGAATGAGCCTGATCTATGCCGATTGTTGGGACAATACTGGATGCAGCAGGGACAGTGGGATGAGGTACTGCGGATCTTACGGGGAATGGATGCTTCTGCCGAGGATACCGATTATTATAATGAACTGGCATACGCGCTCTACAAGACAGGCAACTATGAAGAAGCCCGACATGCATATAATATTATTCTAAATCATGAACCGGATCATTCTCAGGCGCTTACAGGATTGGCTCAGTGTCTTACTGAGCTAAAGCAAGATATTGAAGCGATAAATACATATCTTCACATCATGAAGCATTGTCCATGGGATATGCATGCACTACATGAAATGATTGTGTTGAGCAGTCAGCTGGAGTCTATTTTAACGCAGATAAAACCGAGTCCCGAACTCTTCGAACTATTGTCTGAAATCGTTGAAGCTTATCAAGGGATGGACCTGTTCCAGGATGCAGCAATTGAAATATTAAGTTATCTGGAGAAGCAGGGGACACTGAATGTAAGGCAAAACTATCTGTACGGCCATATTCTCCATCAGGCTGAGCGCTATGATGAGGCAGCTCACTATTATAAGGCAGCTGTTCAGGAACAAGGGTTGGATAATGGCTTCAGGCTTGAGCTTCTGTTGGCGACTGCGCGTAACGCATATTTTCTAGGTGATTATGAGTTTAGCCTAATCTTATTCGAACAGGTGCTGGAGTTGGAGCCTACTCATGACGAGGCATTATATTACAAAGCAGAGGCACTCAGAAAATCAGAGAGATATGAAGAAGCGATTGATATCTACAAGAATGCCCTGGAGCAGCTGGATCACCGTCTATATCATGCCGGGATCGCCGACTGTTATTATAATCTGAGACGATATACCGAGAGTTCTTTCCATTTTAACAGTGCTGAATTGGATGATACGAATGATCCGGTATATTTCCTTGAATATGGTGAAGTGTTGTTGAACACCGGCAAGCACCGCGAATGTATAGATATGCTTGATATCGCGTTGGAGAAGAGAAATTTCTACTACGCTTATTATTTTAAAGGGACAGCCCATTACCGCCTGGAGGAATATGAGTTATGCCGAGCGAATATGCGTGAGTTCCTGAGCTATGAATCGGAAGACTTGCAACTCTATGCGAATCTGTTTATAGGCAATAGCAGTATGTATCTTAGAGAGTGGGAGACGGCAGTCGCCGCATATAGAGAGCTTCTTAAGCATCTTGAAGGCGTAGAGGATTCATGTGCCTTTGTGAAGTTCTATGCAGCTTCTCTATTAGCATCCCGCCGATTCGATGAGGCGATTGATCCCCTGGAGAGAATACTTAAGCTGGAAGAGAACAATGAATGGGCCTTATTACAGCTCGTGAGAGTATTCGTAGAATTGCAGAATTGGAACAATATCGATAACTCTCTTCAGAAGATGATCGACAATTCAGCCGATAAGTATATTAATCATATCGCTGAGGATGACCGGAATCCATATGTCTGGTTCTATTGCGGGATATTCATGTATTACACCAATATGTATGACAAAGCAAAAATTTTCCTTCAGGCCGCATACAACTCAGGGCTGCGCGGAGATACAAGCAGTTATTATAGTCTTGTTCTCTATGGGCTTGGCGATCAAGAGACTGGATTGGAAGTAGCGCGAAGCGCTGTAAAGGCATATCCCAACCATCCGGATTATGTAAGAAGGCTTAAGTATATGGAGGAGCATTATAGCAAACGAGGCAAACTCTTAAATAGACTGGGCATGAATCCTTATAGTTATTTAAAAGAGACGACTATGCATTTTGATTTTCCTGATGTTCTTGATGATGAAGCACTACGTATTGAATTCCCGGGGGAAGTGATCGTAAATGAATAA
- a CDS encoding molecular chaperone HscC, translated as MTIIGIDLGTTNSVVAAFTPEGPKIIPNSLGQHLTPSIISVEEDGEVIVGEVARQRLITHPHLTASVFKRYMGTNKIYQLGDYQFTPEDLSSFVLRSLKEDAEAYLGTTVTEAVISVPAYFNDAQRQATRRAGLLAGLKVERLINEPTAAAVAYGLHLEDPNTRFLVFDLGGGTFDVSILERFEDLMEVQAVAGDNYLGGEDFTELLFQEFISRQEIGSMDLEDHKLTGAIRKQAEAVKVALSQGKAAVMELSQPETMKSCKISGEYFENLAKPLLMRLRQPIERAVRDAAVRPSDLDAIILVGGATRMPIISSFVARMFNRLASAHIDPDETVAIGAAIQAGMKARDEAVNDIVLTDVCPYTLGVGMAVEISAGQYESGHFSPIIERNSVVPVSKIGRYYTINDGQTSMRIDVYQGESRLTQNNIALGEFLVDLPSGKKGDQAVDIRFTYDINGILEVETTIVSTGEKKQVIFEEHPGQFSKEQIEQRFKELSKIKIHPRDRMDIKLLLARGERLYEESLGRTRDQVAMLLRQFEDILNRQDDREIRQAVVDYKAYLDTIERGIEF; from the coding sequence TTGACGATTATTGGAATTGACTTGGGGACAACGAACAGCGTTGTCGCCGCTTTTACGCCTGAAGGACCGAAGATTATTCCTAATTCGCTCGGTCAGCATTTAACGCCTTCTATTATCAGTGTGGAAGAGGACGGGGAAGTGATCGTCGGGGAGGTCGCAAGACAACGACTAATTACACACCCGCATTTGACGGCTTCCGTGTTCAAAAGATATATGGGCACGAACAAAATCTATCAGCTTGGAGACTATCAATTCACCCCTGAGGATCTATCCTCATTTGTGCTGCGTTCTCTGAAGGAGGACGCGGAAGCTTATCTAGGTACGACGGTTACCGAGGCAGTAATCAGCGTTCCCGCCTATTTCAATGATGCCCAGCGGCAAGCGACGAGAAGGGCGGGACTGCTCGCCGGGTTGAAGGTAGAACGTCTCATTAACGAGCCTACGGCAGCGGCAGTCGCTTATGGATTGCATTTAGAGGACCCGAACACTCGCTTTCTCGTATTTGATCTGGGCGGAGGTACCTTTGATGTCTCAATCCTCGAACGGTTCGAGGATCTGATGGAGGTCCAGGCTGTCGCTGGTGACAACTATCTGGGTGGGGAAGACTTCACGGAGCTGCTGTTCCAGGAATTCATCTCGCGCCAGGAGATCGGGAGCATGGATCTCGAGGATCACAAGCTGACTGGAGCAATTCGCAAACAAGCCGAAGCAGTTAAAGTTGCCTTGTCCCAAGGCAAAGCAGCAGTGATGGAGCTCAGCCAGCCGGAGACAATGAAGTCATGCAAGATTAGTGGAGAGTACTTCGAAAATCTGGCCAAGCCACTTTTGATGCGGCTCAGACAACCCATTGAACGGGCAGTCCGAGATGCGGCGGTCCGTCCGTCCGACCTCGATGCGATTATTCTCGTCGGCGGGGCTACTAGAATGCCAATCATCTCTTCGTTTGTCGCCAGAATGTTCAATAGATTAGCCTCTGCCCATATCGATCCGGATGAGACGGTAGCGATCGGAGCTGCTATTCAAGCAGGAATGAAGGCCCGAGATGAAGCGGTGAATGATATCGTGCTTACCGATGTCTGTCCGTATACTTTAGGCGTAGGTATGGCTGTGGAAATTTCTGCAGGACAATATGAATCCGGCCATTTTAGTCCGATCATTGAGCGAAACTCGGTCGTTCCTGTTAGCAAAATTGGGCGCTATTATACGATCAATGACGGGCAGACCTCAATGCGAATTGACGTCTATCAGGGAGAGAGTAGACTGACACAGAACAATATTGCACTTGGCGAATTTCTGGTCGATCTCCCATCAGGCAAGAAGGGAGATCAAGCCGTTGATATTCGCTTCACCTATGATATTAATGGCATTCTTGAGGTGGAGACTACCATTGTCAGCACAGGTGAGAAGAAGCAGGTGATCTTCGAAGAGCATCCTGGACAATTCTCTAAAGAGCAGATCGAACAGAGGTTCAAGGAACTCTCTAAGATCAAGATTCATCCTCGTGATCGCATGGACATTAAGCTGCTCTTGGCCCGCGGAGAGAGGCTGTATGAAGAATCATTGGGTAGAACACGTGACCAAGTGGCGATGCTGCTGCGCCAGTTCGAGGATATTCTGAATCGTCAGGATGACCGGGAAATAAGACAGGCCGTTGTGGATTACAAAGCTTACCTGGATACGATCGAGAGGGGGATAGAATTCTGA
- a CDS encoding sugar O-acetyltransferase: MATNKEKMLAGKLYMAGTGELAQDSKKSRMLTRLFNNTTEEQKDYRGKLLRDLFESVGESVYIEPPFRCDYGCNISVGDNFYANFDCIILDVAKVKIGSNVLFGPRVSVFTAGHPVDADVRNTLLEFGTPITIGDNVWVGGNTVINPGVTIGSNVIIGSGSVVTKDIPDGVIAVGNPCRVLRPITEEDKKHWEKMKEEYYADVED; this comes from the coding sequence ATGGCAACGAATAAAGAGAAAATGCTGGCGGGAAAGCTCTATATGGCAGGTACAGGAGAATTGGCCCAAGACAGCAAAAAGTCCCGGATGCTTACGCGCTTGTTCAATAACACGACAGAGGAACAGAAGGATTATAGAGGGAAGCTTCTGCGAGATTTATTCGAATCGGTCGGAGAGTCGGTATACATCGAGCCTCCTTTCCGTTGTGACTACGGTTGCAATATTTCAGTCGGTGACAATTTCTATGCTAACTTTGATTGCATTATTCTGGACGTAGCCAAGGTGAAGATCGGTAGCAATGTTCTGTTCGGACCAAGAGTTAGCGTATTTACGGCCGGACATCCGGTTGACGCAGACGTGCGAAATACACTGCTAGAATTCGGAACGCCGATTACAATCGGCGACAATGTATGGGTCGGGGGGAATACCGTCATTAATCCTGGGGTAACGATAGGTAGTAACGTCATTATCGGCTCCGGCTCCGTCGTAACCAAGGATATCCCGGATGGCGTCATTGCTGTAGGTAACCCTTGCCGAGTGCTAAGACCTATAACCGAAGAAGACAAGAAGCATTGGGAAAAGATGAAAGAAGAATACTACGCGGATGTAGAAGATTAA
- a CDS encoding PLP-dependent aminotransferase family protein, producing MLKYIHLTDELEAGIRNGMFQQGSKLPSIQTLAKRYGYSKSTVLAALNDLVRRHMIYSVPRSGYYVVQRNSRGEGKECVMIDFATSAPDPDLFPYLDFQHCINKAIDMYKNDLFLYGTPQGLPSLIKVIHRQLADSQVFAQERNIVITSGVQLALAVLTTLPFPNGKKTILIEQPGYHLYIDHLLTHGLPVQGIYRTAQGIDMNRLEELFKTGDIKFFYTIPRMHSPLGASYTPQQKKEIVELAHKYDVYVVEDDHMVDLEQDSKSDPLFAYDMDSRVIYLKSLSKIIFPGLRIGIVVLPDSLTELFIRYKRSIDIDSSMLSQGALEIYIQSGMFARHKEQLRSLYFSRAKRLDAALRRENERSDGVFIYYPPKHPRIYTHLVLEEHLSVPQIMKQSKKSSIILEPMDKHYLPGYLQRNLIKLNASHVPEERIDTGITQLAEILRKQKA from the coding sequence CTGCTTAAATATATACATCTGACCGATGAGCTAGAAGCCGGCATTCGAAACGGAATGTTCCAGCAAGGCAGCAAATTGCCTTCGATTCAGACATTGGCCAAGCGATACGGCTATAGCAAAAGCACGGTACTGGCTGCCCTAAATGATCTGGTTCGGCGTCATATGATCTATTCGGTACCGAGAAGTGGTTATTATGTCGTACAGAGGAACAGCAGGGGAGAAGGAAAAGAGTGTGTCATGATCGACTTCGCAACCTCCGCGCCGGACCCAGATCTTTTCCCATATCTTGATTTCCAGCATTGTATTAATAAAGCGATTGATATGTACAAGAATGACTTATTCTTATATGGAACGCCGCAGGGGTTGCCTTCATTGATCAAGGTGATTCACCGGCAGCTAGCTGATTCACAAGTATTCGCACAGGAGCGCAACATCGTCATCACTTCTGGAGTGCAGCTGGCTCTAGCCGTGCTGACTACACTTCCTTTTCCTAATGGGAAGAAGACAATTCTGATCGAACAGCCGGGCTACCACCTATACATTGATCATCTACTGACACATGGATTGCCAGTGCAAGGGATCTATCGCACAGCTCAGGGTATAGATATGAATCGGTTGGAAGAGCTGTTCAAGACAGGGGACATTAAATTCTTCTATACAATACCTCGTATGCATTCTCCTCTAGGAGCATCCTACACCCCTCAGCAGAAAAAAGAGATTGTAGAGCTGGCCCATAAATACGACGTCTATGTGGTAGAAGATGATCATATGGTCGATCTAGAGCAGGATAGCAAATCCGATCCCTTATTTGCATACGATATGGATTCACGAGTGATTTACTTGAAGAGCCTTTCCAAGATTATTTTTCCGGGATTGCGGATCGGCATTGTCGTTCTGCCTGACAGCCTCACGGAACTGTTCATCAGGTATAAGCGATCCATCGATATTGACAGCTCCATGCTCTCCCAGGGAGCACTCGAAATATATATTCAGAGTGGAATGTTCGCCCGCCATAAAGAGCAACTGCGCAGTCTGTATTTCTCACGAGCGAAGCGGCTTGATGCTGCGCTGAGGCGTGAGAATGAGCGTAGCGACGGGGTGTTCATTTACTATCCACCGAAACATCCACGGATTTATACCCATCTAGTGCTGGAGGAACATTTATCTGTGCCGCAGATTATGAAGCAATCGAAGAAGAGTTCCATTATCCTCGAACCAATGGATAAGCATTATTTGCCTGGTTATTTACAGAGAAATCTCATCAAGCTGAACGCAAGTCACGTACCCGAAGAACGAATTGATACAGGAATCACACAGTTGGCTGAAATACTTCGCAAGCAGAAAGCTTGA
- a CDS encoding DMT family transporter, translated as MQSRQTKLAYTAAILNALIIGFSFLFVKLALQVSQPLDTLAHRFTIAFIATAILMVIKRRRIQLDFRSLLTLIPLALFYPFLFFVFQTFGLVYTTSSEAGIVNALVPIFTMLLASVFLKERSSLLQKLFTVLTVAGVVFIFVMKGVQVDSSSSLGIVLILLSALSFSSYSVLARKITQKIHLLDITFVMSLIGALSFNGISVIRHGLQGSMNHYFDAFTAPSFVMAILYLGVLSSLITSLLANYALKYMEASKMSIFSNVGTIFTIIGGAIFLKEQLAYYHIIGAVLVLIGVVGVSLTKPGGSFSKARKAQQNSISAK; from the coding sequence GTGCAAAGTCGGCAAACTAAGCTCGCCTATACAGCAGCTATATTAAATGCTTTGATCATTGGTTTTTCATTTCTTTTTGTTAAATTGGCTCTCCAGGTCTCGCAGCCATTGGATACGCTTGCCCATCGGTTTACAATAGCGTTCATAGCTACTGCTATTCTAATGGTTATCAAAAGACGTCGCATTCAACTGGACTTTAGAAGCCTGCTTACCTTAATTCCGCTAGCCCTGTTCTATCCATTTCTCTTCTTTGTATTCCAGACCTTCGGGTTGGTATATACGACGTCATCCGAGGCAGGGATCGTGAATGCGCTTGTCCCCATTTTTACGATGCTGCTTGCATCGGTATTTCTCAAGGAGCGTTCCAGTCTACTACAGAAGCTATTCACTGTGTTAACTGTTGCCGGAGTGGTGTTTATTTTCGTCATGAAAGGTGTGCAAGTAGATTCATCTAGCAGTTTAGGAATTGTGCTCATTTTGCTATCCGCGCTGTCCTTTTCGTCATACAGCGTGCTTGCTCGCAAAATTACGCAGAAGATTCATCTGCTAGATATTACTTTCGTCATGTCCTTGATCGGAGCATTATCCTTTAATGGGATCTCCGTGATTCGCCATGGTCTTCAGGGAAGCATGAACCATTATTTTGACGCTTTTACAGCACCGTCATTTGTAATGGCGATTCTCTACTTAGGTGTATTATCATCGCTCATAACCTCACTGCTGGCCAACTACGCTCTAAAGTACATGGAAGCATCTAAAATGAGTATATTCAGCAATGTGGGGACAATATTTACGATTATCGGAGGGGCAATCTTTCTTAAAGAGCAGCTCGCATACTACCATATCATCGGAGCTGTCTTGGTCTTGATCGGAGTAGTAGGCGTCAGTCTGACCAAGCCAGGCGGGAGCTTCTCCAAGGCTAGAAAAGCGCAGCAGAATTCTATATCCGCCAAATAA
- a CDS encoding iron-sulfur cluster biosynthesis family protein codes for MNVHMDPSTEKKLNEYMGARPGYIKLFYDTEDCGCNGVLTLQIIDQPLDTDVKVKVDAFELFVDRQQQSLFDHTMKIIADPNYPSFTVRSDSSLFSSNVRIRDLRQN; via the coding sequence TTGAACGTTCATATGGATCCATCTACAGAAAAGAAGCTAAATGAATATATGGGAGCACGTCCCGGTTACATCAAACTGTTCTATGACACGGAAGATTGCGGCTGCAATGGCGTCTTAACCCTTCAGATTATTGATCAACCGCTTGATACGGATGTTAAAGTAAAAGTTGATGCGTTCGAACTGTTTGTTGACCGTCAGCAACAGAGCTTGTTCGATCATACGATGAAGATTATCGCAGATCCTAACTATCCTTCGTTCACTGTTCGCAGCGATTCTTCATTGTTCAGCAGCAACGTTAGAATAAGAGACCTGCGCCAAAATTGA
- a CDS encoding AMP-dependent synthetase and ligase gives MNNYQTQQISQLIHQLTQQTNQATMAYQQLLKQEENNAMQLDQLAQRERHAAQVIQTALQGHQTAIHQLQQISNLAQQMNNSMSYSTSNTEQQYNPINPMGFSNQHRQ, from the coding sequence GTGAATAATTATCAAACACAACAAATCTCACAGCTTATTCATCAATTGACTCAACAGACTAACCAGGCAACTATGGCTTATCAGCAATTACTTAAGCAAGAAGAAAACAATGCGATGCAGCTCGATCAATTGGCTCAGCGCGAGCGCCACGCTGCTCAGGTTATTCAAACCGCGCTTCAAGGCCATCAAACGGCAATTCACCAACTACAACAAATCTCTAACTTGGCCCAGCAAATGAACAACTCGATGTCTTATTCAACGAGCAATACGGAGCAACAATATAACCCGATCAATCCAATGGGATTCTCCAATCAGCATCGTCAATAG